Part of the Gemmatimonadota bacterium genome, TCTTGATGCCCAATCCGCCGTACTTCCCCTGGATCTGCATCATTTTCATCTCGTCGTTCTGCTTTTTCTCCAGAAACTCCGTATAGGGATCCAACGTGGCGAGCATGGCGTGGATGGCCGCGGCTATCGCTTCTCCTTCGTTCAGGTCGTCCACGTACCTGGCGCGGATGCGTTCCACGACCTGTTGCAGGAGCTTCAGGTCGTACTGCTGTTCGCCGACCGCCTGCACGCGGTCATACCTGAGCAGCCATCCGGCGCCCAGCAGACCGATGAGCAACAGGCCGATCAGGGTGATTCTTCTGTTACGCGCCCGCATGACCCGAACTCCTGTGGCGTAAACCCGCCATGCTTCGTACCGGGGCCGTAAACGGCCGCCGGCTCGTCTTCCCCATTCCCGACGGCGCGGGAATCTTCATGGAACTTTCCTCACCCTTTGGATTTCCTGCGGATGTGGAACAGACGGGTAATGGCCGTGAAATTCGACACCACGGCGATCAGAACCAGGGCGACGGGAAGGTACGTCTCCCCGAGCATCGCACCCAGTCCGAGACAGATGATCCGTTCCGGCCGCTGCATGAGCCCGACGGTACACTCCTGCCCGAGCCCCTCCGCCCGGGCCCGTACGTAACTGACCATAAGGGAGCCGCTGATGGCCATCACGGACGCCAGCACCCACCAGGCGCTCAGATCGCTGTCGCCCGCGCTGAAAAGGTAGAAGGCGATGATGCCGATGAATACGGCAATCTCGGCATAGCGGTCCAGCGTGGAATCGAGGAGCGCCCCGAAGGTGCTTCGGGTCCCCGTTTCCCGGGCAAGGTGCCCGTCAAGCACATCGCAACTGCCGCCGATGAACATGACCAGCCCCGCCCACCTGAAAGCGCCTAGTCCGAAGAGACAGGCCGAGACCAGGGTGATCCCGAAGCCGAGCATCGTCAACGCGTTGGGATGAATCCCGAACCGCACGG contains:
- a CDS encoding CDP-alcohol phosphatidyltransferase family protein yields the protein MLSSKVKTWYVNMLGPFVRTSVRFGIHPNALTMLGFGITLVSACLFGLGAFRWAGLVMFIGGSCDVLDGHLARETGTRSTFGALLDSTLDRYAEIAVFIGIIAFYLFSAGDSDLSAWWVLASVMAISGSLMVSYVRARAEGLGQECTVGLMQRPERIICLGLGAMLGETYLPVALVLIAVVSNFTAITRLFHIRRKSKG